One window of Alosa sapidissima isolate fAloSap1 chromosome 21, fAloSap1.pri, whole genome shotgun sequence genomic DNA carries:
- the LOC121696317 gene encoding cathepsin S-like isoform X1, whose amino-acid sequence MLGSLLVALFCGTTLALIDPDLDEYWMVWKKTYDKVYPHKFEELKRRSIWEDRFNMIEQHNMESSLGVHSYQLGMNHLGDLASGELIAMLTSTLEPRELDLGPRKRPLLLQRPLPEAVDWRTKGFVTEVKMQGNCGSCWAFSAVGALEGQLKKTSGSLVSLSAQNLVDCATKYRTYGCHGGFMTNAFRYVIDNQGIDSEKDYPYEGRVGFFSFFFFFSPFASLTTYPDSHGAEGRCRYNPSYRAANCTSYNCLPKGDEQALMEAVAHIGPVAVAIDASLLTFMFYRSGVYRDPACSQNVNHGVLLVGYGTLGGHDYWLVKNSWGKHYGERGYIKIARNDDNECGIALFPCYPIM is encoded by the exons ATGTTGGGGAGCTTGTTGGTTGCTTTGTTCTGTGGAACCACTCTGGCCCTTATTGATCCTGATCTTGATGAATATTGGATGGTTTGGAAGAAGACTTATGATAAAGTCTATCCCCACAAG tttgaGGAGCTAAAAAGGCGCAGTATTTGGGAGGACCGTTTCAATATGATTGAGCAACACAACATGGAGTCGTCCCTTGGCGTTCACTCATACCAGCTGGGCATGAACCATTTGGGTGACTTG GCATCAGGGGAGCTTATTGCCATGCTCACCAGCACTCTGGAACCACGGGAACTGGACTTGGGCCCACGCAAACGGCCTCTACTGCTCCAGAGGCCCCTGCCAGAGGCTGTCGATTGGAGGACCAAAGGTTTCGTGACTGAAGTGAAGATGCAG GGAAACTGTGGTTCTTGTTGGGCCTTCAGTGCTGTTGGCGCTTTGGAGGGGCAGCTGAAGAAGACCTCTGGATCGTTGGTGTCACTGAGCGCTCAGAACCTGGTGGACTGTGCTACAAAGTACAGGACCTATGGCTGTCATGGTGGCTTCATGACCAATGCCTTCCGATATGTGATCGACAACCAAGGCATTGACTCAGAGAAGGACTATCCATATGAGGGCAGAGtaggttttttttctttttttttttttttttccccctttgccTCCCTAACCACCTATCCAGATTCACATGGAGCT GAAGGCCGGTGTCGTTATAACCCCAGTTATCGAGCGGCTAACTGCACCAGCTACAACTGCCTACCAAAGGGGGATGAACAGGCACTCATGGAGGCGGTCGCCCACATCGGCCCAGTTGCTGTTGCTATTGATGCCTCTCTGCTGACGTTCATGTTTTACCGCAGTG GAGTGTACAGGGATCCAGCGTGTTCCCAAAATGTCAACCATGGAGTGCTGTTGGTAGGCTATGGCACCCTTGGAGGACATGACTACTGGCTGGTTAAAAACAG CTGGGGCAAACACTATGGCGAAAGGGGCTACATCAAGATTGCAAGGAACGATGACAATGAGTGTGGCATTGCCCTCTTCCCCTGTTACCCTATTATGTGA
- the LOC121696330 gene encoding alpha-endosulfine-like isoform X1 → MSSENQESEAPLESGEEKQQDSQEKDANPVKSEEAKLKAKYPNLGQKPGGSDFLMKRLQKGQKYFDSGDYNMAKAKMKSKQLPVAGQEKGLVTGDHIPTPQDLPQRKSSLVTSKLAG, encoded by the exons ATGTCGTCAGAGAATCAAGAGTCCGAGGCGCCATTGGAGTCCGGAGAGGAGAAACAG CAGGACTCCCAGGAGAAGGACGCCAACCCAGTGAAATCAGAGGAGGCCAAGCTCAAGGCCAAGTACCCCAACCTGGGGCAAAAGCCAGGAGGGTCAGACTTCCTGATGAAGAGACTACAGAAAGGG caaaAGTACTTTGACTCAGGCGACTACAACATGGCCAAGGCCAAGATGAAGAGCAAGCAGTTGCCGGTGGCCGGTCAGGAGAAAGGGCTGGTGACCGGGGACCACATCCCCACGCCGCAGGACCTGCCTCAGAGGAAATCCTCTCTAGTCACCAGCAAGCTGGCTGGATAA
- the LOC121696317 gene encoding cathepsin S-like isoform X2, with protein MLGSLLVALFCGTTLALIDPDLDEYWMVWKKTYDKVYPHKFEELKRRSIWEDRFNMIEQHNMESSLGVHSYQLGMNHLGDLASGELIAMLTSTLEPRELDLGPRKRPLLLQRPLPEAVDWRTKGFVTEVKMQGNCGSCWAFSAVGALEGQLKKTSGSLVSLSAQNLVDCATKYRTYGCHGGFMTNAFRYVIDNQGIDSEKDYPYEGREGRCRYNPSYRAANCTSYNCLPKGDEQALMEAVAHIGPVAVAIDASLLTFMFYRSGVYRDPACSQNVNHGVLLVGYGTLGGHDYWLVKNSWGKHYGERGYIKIARNDDNECGIALFPCYPIM; from the exons ATGTTGGGGAGCTTGTTGGTTGCTTTGTTCTGTGGAACCACTCTGGCCCTTATTGATCCTGATCTTGATGAATATTGGATGGTTTGGAAGAAGACTTATGATAAAGTCTATCCCCACAAG tttgaGGAGCTAAAAAGGCGCAGTATTTGGGAGGACCGTTTCAATATGATTGAGCAACACAACATGGAGTCGTCCCTTGGCGTTCACTCATACCAGCTGGGCATGAACCATTTGGGTGACTTG GCATCAGGGGAGCTTATTGCCATGCTCACCAGCACTCTGGAACCACGGGAACTGGACTTGGGCCCACGCAAACGGCCTCTACTGCTCCAGAGGCCCCTGCCAGAGGCTGTCGATTGGAGGACCAAAGGTTTCGTGACTGAAGTGAAGATGCAG GGAAACTGTGGTTCTTGTTGGGCCTTCAGTGCTGTTGGCGCTTTGGAGGGGCAGCTGAAGAAGACCTCTGGATCGTTGGTGTCACTGAGCGCTCAGAACCTGGTGGACTGTGCTACAAAGTACAGGACCTATGGCTGTCATGGTGGCTTCATGACCAATGCCTTCCGATATGTGATCGACAACCAAGGCATTGACTCAGAGAAGGACTATCCATATGAGGGCAGA GAAGGCCGGTGTCGTTATAACCCCAGTTATCGAGCGGCTAACTGCACCAGCTACAACTGCCTACCAAAGGGGGATGAACAGGCACTCATGGAGGCGGTCGCCCACATCGGCCCAGTTGCTGTTGCTATTGATGCCTCTCTGCTGACGTTCATGTTTTACCGCAGTG GAGTGTACAGGGATCCAGCGTGTTCCCAAAATGTCAACCATGGAGTGCTGTTGGTAGGCTATGGCACCCTTGGAGGACATGACTACTGGCTGGTTAAAAACAG CTGGGGCAAACACTATGGCGAAAGGGGCTACATCAAGATTGCAAGGAACGATGACAATGAGTGTGGCATTGCCCTCTTCCCCTGTTACCCTATTATGTGA
- the LOC121696330 gene encoding alpha-endosulfine-like isoform X2: MSSENQESEAPLESGEEKQDSQEKDANPVKSEEAKLKAKYPNLGQKPGGSDFLMKRLQKGQKYFDSGDYNMAKAKMKSKQLPVAGQEKGLVTGDHIPTPQDLPQRKSSLVTSKLAG; the protein is encoded by the exons ATGTCGTCAGAGAATCAAGAGTCCGAGGCGCCATTGGAGTCCGGAGAGGAGAAACAG GACTCCCAGGAGAAGGACGCCAACCCAGTGAAATCAGAGGAGGCCAAGCTCAAGGCCAAGTACCCCAACCTGGGGCAAAAGCCAGGAGGGTCAGACTTCCTGATGAAGAGACTACAGAAAGGG caaaAGTACTTTGACTCAGGCGACTACAACATGGCCAAGGCCAAGATGAAGAGCAAGCAGTTGCCGGTGGCCGGTCAGGAGAAAGGGCTGGTGACCGGGGACCACATCCCCACGCCGCAGGACCTGCCTCAGAGGAAATCCTCTCTAGTCACCAGCAAGCTGGCTGGATAA
- the LOC121696320 gene encoding Golgi phosphoprotein 3-like A — protein sequence MTTLIRRGKRAAETSVADGRGPEDVDSQGGGHSEEEDDYDSSKALRLTLMEEILLLGLKDKEGYTSFWNDNISSGLRSGIMIELAIRGRIHLEPPTKRKRRLLDRQVLVRSDAPTGDVLLDEALKHMKATHPPETVSSWIQLLTGETWNPMRMHYQMRNVRERLAKSLVEKGVLTTEKQNFLFFDMTTHPLSNSQLKEQLVAKLQECLLDRWAGEPRRLDRRTLALVVLAHISDVLDSSLSSLSDERFDTAAERSKAVLEADADEQACKTTSPADEMIWAVLAANG from the exons ATGACCACCCTCATCCGTCGAGGCAAGCGTGCTGCTGAGACGTCTGTGGCAGATGGACGCGGTCCTGAGGATGTGGACAGCCAGGGTGGTGGTCActctgaggaagaggatgactaTGACTCCTCCAAAGCCCTCCGGCTCACTCTTATGGAGGAAATCCTGCTATTGGGTCTCAAAGACAAAGAG GGCTACACATCGTTCTGGAATGACAACATCTCCTCGGGGCTGCGGAGCGGCATCATGATCGAGCTGGCTATCAGGGGCCGCATTCACCTGGAGCCACCCaccaagaggaagaggaggctccTGGACCGCCAG GTGTTGGTGCGGTCAGACGCCCCGACGGGGGACGTGCTGCTGGACGAAGCCCTTAAGCACATGAAAGCCACACACCCCCCCGAGACCGTGAGCAGCTGGATCCAGTTACTGACAG GCGAGACGTGGAACCCGATGCGAATGCACTACCAGATGCGCAACGTGCGTGAGCGCCTGGCCAAGAGCCTGGTGGAGAAGGGCGTGCTGACCACGGAGAAGCAGAACTTCCTGTTCTTCGACATGACCACGCACCCGCTAAGCAACAGCCAGCTGAAGGAGCAGCTGGTGGCCAAGCTGCAGGAGTGCCTGCTGGACCGCTGGGCGGGCGAGCCACGGCGCCTGGACCGCCGCACACTGGCCCTTGTGGTGCTGGCGCACATCTCCGACGTGCTGGACAGCTCGCTGAGCTCGCTGTCGGACGAGCGCTTCGACACGGCGGCGGAGCGCTCCAAGGCCGTGCTGGAGGCGGACGCGGACGAGCAGGCCTGCAAAACCACCTCCCCTGCCGATGAGATGATCTGGGCCGTACTGGCCGCCAACGGCTGA